A genomic region of Campylobacter corcagiensis contains the following coding sequences:
- a CDS encoding iron-sulfur cluster assembly scaffold protein NifU gives MAKNDLISTSFWDEYSQKVQDRMNNPKFMGEITEEEAKEKGCKLIVADFGAESCGDAVRLYWLVDEKTNIIKDAKFRSFGCGSAIASSDTMAELCIEKTVDEAVKITNIDVEKAMRDDPDTPAVPPQKMHCSVMAYDVIKAAAAQYKGIDPEHFEDEIIVCECARVSLGTIKEVIRLNDLKTVEEITQYTKAGGFCKSCIKPGGHEKREYHLVDILAQTRAEMEQEKLSAIADAKTNPNASDMAFEELNAIGQFKAVENLIDKEIRPMLQFDGGDLDIVDIRESDDSYIDIYIRYLGACSGCASGSTGTLFAIESVLKENLSPKIRVMPI, from the coding sequence ATGGCAAAAAATGATTTAATAAGCACCTCTTTTTGGGATGAGTACTCACAAAAAGTTCAAGATAGGATGAACAACCCTAAATTTATGGGTGAAATCACAGAAGAAGAGGCAAAAGAAAAGGGTTGTAAGTTAATAGTTGCTGATTTTGGAGCTGAGAGCTGTGGGGACGCGGTTAGGCTTTATTGGTTGGTTGATGAAAAAACAAATATTATAAAAGATGCTAAATTTAGAAGTTTTGGCTGTGGTTCCGCTATAGCAAGTAGTGATACTATGGCTGAGCTTTGTATCGAAAAAACCGTCGATGAAGCTGTAAAAATAACAAATATTGATGTTGAAAAAGCTATGAGAGATGACCCAGATACTCCAGCTGTACCACCTCAAAAGATGCACTGTTCGGTTATGGCTTATGATGTTATAAAAGCAGCAGCTGCACAGTATAAAGGAATAGATCCAGAACACTTTGAAGATGAGATAATAGTATGTGAGTGTGCAAGAGTAAGCCTTGGAACGATAAAAGAAGTAATTAGACTAAATGATTTAAAAACAGTCGAAGAAATCACTCAATACACCAAAGCAGGGGGATTTTGTAAAAGCTGTATAAAGCCTGGCGGACATGAAAAAAGAGAGTATCACTTAGTTGATATTTTAGCTCAAACTAGAGCTGAGATGGAACAAGAAAAACTATCAGCTATCGCAGATGCTAAGACAAATCCTAACGCAAGTGATATGGCGTTTGAAGAGCTAAATGCAATTGGTCAATTTAAAGCCGTGGAAAATTTAATAGATAAAGAAATTCGCCCTATGCTTCAATTTGACGGTGGAGATCTAGATATAGTTGATATAAGAGAATCGGATGATTCATATATTGATATATATATCCGCTATCTCGGGGCTTGTAGTGGTTGTGCAAGCGGTTCAACTGGAACGCTTTTTGCAATAGAATCAGTTTTAAAAGAAAATCTTAGCCCAAAAATCCGTGTAATGCCTATTTAA
- a CDS encoding DUF262 domain-containing protein — protein MSNCISVELINLKNLLTQDGRIFEIPLFQRPYSWKEEQVNSLLEDIFQEYEKAILNGKIEESDEYFCGSIVLSKQINKKGSNEVFDIIDGQQRLITFTLLASALKDLYSNSNRMNEESRNLLNLTIKSKESKDPYFRIWLNNNHHTDFKSILEQYSASKKEENNYWKNKTFIMQHEFIKEIKDLNIFIKWLYYNIKFNQITCANQNTAIKIFLVLNDRGLKLFPSDILKANLISKTTNKDTKLEITQLGKYFSRTRKNRSKHK, from the coding sequence ATGTCTAATTGTATAAGCGTAGAACTAATAAATCTAAAAAATTTATTAACACAAGATGGTAGAATTTTTGAAATTCCACTATTTCAAAGGCCATATAGCTGGAAAGAAGAGCAAGTAAATAGTCTATTAGAAGACATATTTCAAGAATATGAAAAAGCCATTTTAAATGGCAAGATAGAAGAAAGTGATGAATATTTTTGTGGATCCATAGTTTTATCAAAACAAATAAACAAAAAAGGATCAAATGAAGTTTTTGATATAATTGATGGACAGCAAAGGTTAATAACTTTTACACTTTTAGCATCTGCATTAAAAGATCTTTATTCTAATAGTAATAGAATGAATGAAGAGTCTAGAAATTTATTAAATCTTACTATAAAATCAAAAGAATCGAAAGATCCTTACTTCAGAATTTGGTTAAACAACAATCATCATACTGATTTTAAAAGTATTTTAGAACAATACTCAGCATCAAAAAAAGAAGAAAATAACTATTGGAAAAATAAAACATTTATAATGCAACATGAATTTATAAAAGAAATAAAAGATTTAAATATATTTATAAAATGGTTATATTATAATATAAAATTTAATCAAATAACTTGCGCCAATCAAAATACAGCTATTAAAATATTTTTAGTCTTAAATGATCGTGGTCTTAAACTTTTTCCCAGTGATATTTTAAAAGCAAATCTAATTTCAAAAACCACAAACAAAGATACTAAACTTGAGATTACACAATTGGGGAAATATTTCTCGCGAACTAGAAAAAATAGATCAAAACATAAATGA
- a CDS encoding HNH endonuclease family protein, whose product MKDFKDLIKENLDNYQRTTTYKEILKNDIKDRKWLKPILILLEYFATDDISPNEIKINRKLQVEHILPQRKPKKNPQEFTDEERKDSIYKLGNLTLLYGRKNIQASNKSFSEKMEIYQNKDGLRTCFESTQRIYQFYTPWNPDELKNRQNEMIKKINEKLDIF is encoded by the coding sequence ATAAAAGATTTTAAAGATCTAATAAAAGAAAATTTAGACAATTACCAAAGAACTACAACTTATAAGGAAATTTTAAAAAATGATATAAAAGATCGAAAATGGCTAAAGCCTATTTTAATTTTATTGGAATATTTTGCAACCGATGATATCTCTCCAAATGAGATTAAAATCAATAGAAAACTTCAAGTAGAACATATCCTGCCACAAAGAAAACCCAAGAAAAACCCACAAGAATTTACTGATGAAGAAAGAAAAGATTCTATTTATAAACTAGGAAACTTGACTTTACTTTATGGTAGAAAAAATATTCAAGCTAGTAACAAATCATTCTCTGAAAAAATGGAAATTTATCAAAATAAAGATGGCCTTAGGACTTGTTTTGAATCAACTCAAAGAATTTATCAATTCTATACGCCATGGAATCCAGATGAATTAAAAAATAGGCAAAACGAAATGATAAAAAAAATAAACGAAAAATTAGATATTTTTTAA